The following coding sequences are from one Granulicella arctica window:
- the rodA gene encoding rod shape-determining protein RodA, with translation MPRLSSYRDFDWPLFGIVLLLSAISVFEIKSATLHTKFHGFDHKQIGFLVAGIGLMFLISMIDYHRLLDIVPWAYGISLVSLVAVLAVGTKVLGGRRWIKFPGGIHFQPSEWVKLVLIVTVARYFWGLAGKDLSWTDIGKAAAMVFIPMVLVLKQPDLGTALTYLPILICGLLLGGLRFKQAGIILLAVALLGGIVIKSGKHLKPYQQARINAFLDPDSDPRGSGYQIRQSLIAVGSGGIWGKGTNKGTQTQGDFLPIPYTDFIFAAFCEEHGFIGAIGVLLLYFLILMRLIQNAQTAADLPGAFIIMGVVAVIVFQIAVNIGMVVGLMPVTGIPLPLMSYGGSSILFTFLSLGIVMNVRMRRFVN, from the coding sequence ATGCCCCGTCTCTCCTCTTATCGCGACTTTGACTGGCCCCTCTTTGGCATCGTCCTGCTGCTCTCCGCCATCAGTGTCTTTGAGATAAAGTCCGCTACCCTGCACACCAAGTTCCACGGCTTCGACCATAAGCAGATCGGCTTTCTTGTTGCAGGGATTGGACTTATGTTCCTCATCTCGATGATCGACTACCATCGCCTGCTCGACATCGTCCCCTGGGCCTACGGCATCAGCCTCGTTTCTTTAGTCGCGGTACTGGCTGTCGGTACGAAAGTTCTCGGCGGCCGCCGCTGGATTAAATTCCCCGGCGGTATTCATTTCCAGCCCTCCGAATGGGTCAAACTCGTCCTCATCGTTACCGTCGCACGCTATTTCTGGGGATTGGCAGGAAAGGATTTAAGCTGGACCGATATCGGAAAAGCCGCCGCCATGGTATTCATTCCAATGGTGTTAGTGCTCAAGCAGCCTGACCTCGGCACCGCTCTCACCTATCTGCCCATCCTCATCTGCGGTCTCCTTCTCGGCGGCCTCCGCTTCAAGCAGGCTGGGATCATCCTCCTCGCCGTCGCCCTCCTCGGCGGCATCGTTATTAAATCCGGCAAACACCTGAAACCCTACCAGCAGGCCCGCATTAACGCCTTCCTCGACCCCGACTCCGACCCCAGAGGCTCCGGTTATCAGATCCGGCAATCCCTTATCGCGGTCGGCTCGGGCGGCATCTGGGGCAAGGGAACCAACAAGGGAACGCAGACCCAGGGCGATTTTCTCCCCATTCCCTATACCGATTTCATCTTCGCGGCCTTCTGCGAGGAGCACGGCTTCATCGGGGCCATTGGTGTCCTGCTGCTATACTTTCTTATATTGATGCGTTTGATTCAGAACGCTCAGACGGCTGCAGACCTGCCCGGCGCCTTCATCATCATGGGGGTTGTCGCCGTGATTGTCTTCCAGATCGCGGTCAATATAGGCATGGTCGTCGGCCTAATGCCGGTCACAGGGATTCCACTTCCGCTCATGAGTTATGGCGGATCGTCGATTTTGTTCACGTTTCTGTCACTCGGTATCGTCATGAACGTCCGTATGCGGCGCTTTGTGAATTGA